The genomic DNA AATTTGGTGGAATGGGCAAATTGGGTCTACAAGGGTGTTAGGGGTTTGAAAAAGAATGGAGACATTGGCGTTTCATATATACAATTGGAAGCATTGTGAATCTAGACGTAAATCCAGGTTAAGGGCTTTAAGTGTACGTACGTGAGGGAATCATTTTGTTTCAAGAAAAGTCACAAGTCCTTTCTCCATTCAGCTTTTTGCAAGATACGTTTCTATACACGTTTAGATGCAAAAGAATCACACTCATATACATGCAAATGCACATGaatttgtttgcttcttcttgtgCGCATCAGCGCATATACACACCGCTACTTAAACTTTATGATATACTGTAGACATAAAAGGACGGTTTAATTTTCGCTTTTACCATATTAACAATACATTATCATCTCAACATaatcttaataattattaaatatactaCTCCCTCCGTATCCCTTTAAGTGAtgttttaggaatttttttatttcggTTCAAGTGctgttttcaaaaatctatGCAAAATTTTAACTGTATTTGACTTTTTGACCATTATATTCTCTATTATGTTTTCTCATTGGTTAAATAAGTTTTAGTtaataactttttgttaaataaagaataaaatttactatgtgatttcttgaaaaaaaagtttgtattcTTTCACAAcaaatgaaacagagagaatattGTGAAAATCGTAATATACTTTCACAGTTTCTAGacttttttacattttgtaactttctttatttttattttggttttcgtAACTTTGTTGAAATGTTCTTGGCTTTAAGCAATTACAACTTtacaaggagaagaaaaaagagagtagaaGAATAAGATCTTTTCTGTAGCAAAAGATGATATTAATATTCTCGTGGTTCCTTATTCCCAAATTCCGACTTGGTtcatcttcatatatatatttcgccCATGTTTTGCTATTCAATGGAGAACATATATTCTACGGTCCCTCCCCAAAAAATTcctcaacaaaaatataatatagagaaggatatatatatacatatatatatatatatgcagctTGGGTTGTCACTAAGAAGGTAAGTGAGTAAGAGAAGAAGCATTAGCAAAGAGGCATAAGATGTAAAGTCAAATGTCCCCTTGAGTTCCCTTAAACGCTTCATTGTTCATACTTTGTTTTCTATCGAGCGATGAATCAATTCAATGAACACTGAAGTGTTTGGGGGGACTCTAGGTGGCATCATGGCATTCAAAGATTTGAGCGGTTTTTTCCAACGGCCAGGTGAGTTAAGAGCTTTTTCATGTGTACACGGATAAACAAATCACATAATATTTACTTCTCTTTTATAGTAAATGTGACTCTTCTCATTTAATTTCTTAGTTAGCAACTAATAATTCGTCTCATTGGAGTTTAACTAGTTAAATATACAGTTCACTAGTTAAATGTTGCTTAACCACTCAAAtgaacaataaatatattatggtTGTATAGCAAAACCAATCCAATATGTAAGAATCATCTAGACAATATCAGCTTTATCTATGACTTTGCTCAAACGTTTGTGAAAAAAACCTAAGAACCTAACTAAGATCTTGAGACAGAGCACTATgtgctttgttttgttctgttcatCTGAATCACCAACTGATTAAAAACTCCACGATTTGAATTGCCTCCCTTTAAATCGAATCTAAACAGCTATAGAATCCATACTCTATATTGAATAGGTGAGGGAAATacaaacacaaatacaaattgAACAATCCAGAATATATGGGACTTATCCAAACATTACACTACACATATATATTCAACTGAAGGCATGAAACAACTTAACTTTGGAAAACTGATAAATGTCTCACGCTTTTACCAGTTTGATCGCCTTCACTTCTTCAAATGTTATAAAATCCGAGCGCAGAAGATTTGGTTACCCGATATTAATCAGCGGTCCAACTCTGTTCCACAATCTCCTTCACCCGTCTGTTGTATTCTCGCTTGTTCTCACTGAATAAGCGGGCAGCTTCTGAGTTTGCAGGTGAGTTCGGGTTGGGATCACAGAGGAGTGACTACAAAtcgaaaaaaaatcattcatcCATTGAAAGGGATAATCTCAAAGATGAAATGGTACACAAGGATTGATCATATACCTGGATAGATGTAAGGATCGCTGCAACATCATAGATAGGACTCCATTGGTTCTGTAAGATGTCAAGACAGATACTTCCATCTGCATAGACTGAACAAAAAAGCCAAGCGAAACAATAAGATCAAGTAACAGAGCCAAAGATTAAGCATGAATGAGAGACTTACTATTAGGATGAAACATCCGAGAAACAAAACGAACAGTTGGTGGTTTGTTTGGATAATCCTCTGTAAACTGAAGGGTCAACTTAAAAGTACCTGAAagataaaaaacatatacaggTGGTGTGGTACTTCTTAACAAGGATTGAATCTATACAAGTTCATGTTTCTCTAGTCATATATGTAAAAGGAAAATACACTTTGATTGTACAAACCTCCATCCCAAGGTGTATCATCCGGACTGCAAAGTTCCATGAAGCAGATCAGAATCAAcacaagaagagaacaaaaaaaacagtaattagCACAAAAGGCAAATGTTTTTATACCCGAAGATAACAGCGTTCCAGAGCAAGATGTTGTTGTCTTGAGGAGCACCACTGATACCAGCAGGAGGATCTTGCTGCAACCTTTTGAAATCTCTCATAAGCCTCTTCCTTGCTGGGGTTGACATCTTCGAAAACCACAAAGATGCCACCACAagtcagaaaacaaaaactaagacTAAACAATCAAACGTTCCCAGGATGTCGTCTTAATTGCAAAATCTAAACAGGGGAAGAGGATAGATTCATATCTTAACATGGGCTAGATCAGACCCAGAACACGAATTACGAATAAGGGTCTCAATGAAAACTAACAAAGAGACCAGACCCTCTCAAAATCGTAAGCAACCCTAAATCATCCCTATCAGGAGCAGAGCACCAAAACAGGATATAAGAAATTGGACAAACCTGAGATTCTCAAGATGAAAAAGGGATGAACTTTCGTAAAGATGAGCCGAGATCGAACACTTTTGAGGTAATCGGAGGAGATAGAGATGtcgggaaattagggtttatgttgTGGTCTAGTAAAAAAGACAGGGGATGATGATTGGGGTCGCCGAGGCACCTGAAGGTGACAACCAAACCATGCATTCAGGAAAGgtaaaaatgtcattaaaaccatcaattttcaaattttgaccatttaaatcatgaactttaacatttaaaatatcaatttttattaactatttttttaaaacatgaagtttcattgaccacatgaagtttcgttgaccaagccaaaaaaacatgacattaaatccgataattgacttactaacagacgttactaAGCCGTTAATCATTCCGTTACTGATCTAAAAAACTATGTCGTTTTAATAGAAGTTTTAATTcgaaaaatgttatttaaaccatgtacttttaaatataggtcatttaaaccataaacttgTAAATGcatatcatttaaaccatgaacttgtaaatgcatgtcatttaaaccatgaactttcaaattaatgtcatttaaaccatgaactttcaaattaatgtcatttaaaccataatatatgaaaaatgtgatcaatccttcaaactctaGTGTAGTGTCCTTTAACAAAATGatcaatccttcaaactctagtgtagtgtcttaataaataaaaaaaactcaagacaaatacaaaagacacaaaatacatgacaaaaatcgaaaaagaaggatgaattgatgttgttctttctctttttcagaaCCGCATCATGAGGAAGagtcgaagaaagaagagagaaactaaactaCGGTTAAATGGTTTAACCGATTAGACATATATACTTTTGCGGTTTCTAATAAACCAATAGGTCTGATTACCGAACTGAACCAAAATCTGATTATCCAAATCAATTGCACCGAATGGTTAGGCTTTCTTTTTTCGGTTTGCTTCGATAACTAAAATTTTCAGGTTGTCTAGTTTTCACCGAACGCCCATGGCAAGTTTTGTGGTTTATATGAcagaaatttgaaagttcatggtttaaatgacatacatttacaagttcatgatttaaatggcctatatttaaaagtttatggtttaaatgacattttttcgaattaaaacttctattaaaacgacgtcgttttgtcagTAACGGAAtgattaacggcatagtaacGTCTGTTAATAGGTCAACTATCAGATTTCATAtcttttttggcttggtcaacgaaattttatgtttaaaaagctaatcaacaaaaattgatgttttaaatggcctacaacaaagtttatggtttaaatgaccaaaatttgaaagttcatggttttaatgacattttttccaTTCAGCAAAcgctctttttttatttatttatttattttaatacatttttatttattttatatattttcttggtcaataaaattccaaatttaaagaaattatacaactcataaataaatttcaaaaatttataaataaattcttATATAATATGCATGCTTTCAAGAATAATAGTATGATTTTTGCGTGATTTaaactaaacatattttactcgaaatgtattaaattatattagatTTAACGTATAATATTATCTTCGCGCGAAATTTAACTaactaatatgttttttatttgaaaacataTTAACTTACATAATATCACATTATTAGCCTAAATGAcactcatttaaaaaaaatcaccacCATACAGTATATCTTTTTCTAATTTCCACTATgcttttgtaaattatataaccCAATTTTAAAATCTCCTAAGTTTTGCAAATGATCAGTTCACatcaaaaaccaattttgtaCACTCATGTGCTGCTGTTGGATGGCAAGTGTTGTCCTAATCCCTTGTTATCAGTGTTAAGTTCCAATCATTATCCATCTCTAGGCAAAATTCCAACTTGATTAGATTTTTCTAAAGATAAATCACAAATGACAGaacttttaaaactcaaaatggttacataaataaagatataaagaCAACAAACTCCATAAtctaaaaccaagaaagaacaacagaaacaaagacAAATAGTAAAGCTGAGAAACAAGAGGTGATCATCGGTTAAGCATTTCTTTAACCGAGAACCCTAGACAGTTCTCAAAGTAGTTTGGAGGTTCTGATACGAAACAAGAGATCACATCCCTCAGTGTTATAACCCCATAAAGCTCATTCTCATCTCCAGCCGCTACATAAACCCGGTGCACCGACCTCGAAGCCAAACTGTTTATAACACTCCCCAAAGTCGAATCAGGCCTACATGTTATCGCAGGAACCGCTAAACCATATTCCTCTCCCGAGGTAGCAATCTTTGTCGCGAAACTCTTCACCGTAAGTTGTctttatcataataataaacaaagagatcaTTGTTAGTAGTTGAACCAGAAGTTGATGAAATGTGAAACAAGCGAGTAAAGTAAATTTAGACCTGAAATTGGAGAAGACTTCAGGTTGTAGAAGCAAATATCTGATATCTCTCAtgcttatgtttccaacaatcTTCTTGTTCGGTCCTTCGATTACAGGTAGACCACCAATGTTGTTGTCTCTCATCCGCTTAAATGCTTCAAGAATAAGTTCTTCACTCTCAATGCTAACAACCTGAACCCAACAAGTTCGATTTCACACCAGTTTGAGAGCCTAGAAGGTCGGGTTCTTAAAgagtttatatattgtttaccTCGCTAGGAGACATGAAAGGAAGGCCGAGATCAGCAATGGGGAGAGCAGAAATGTGATCAAACCAATCTCTACCTTTGCAACCTTCAAGACCTTGAACAACTGCAGATTGAGTAATGTAGTTCTTGATATCTGGTTCTCCTGCTTTAATAACCGGCACATTTCTTAACCGGTACTTGGAGAGTAGCAACATAACACTCAACATTGAACTCTCTGTAGATACAGGAAGAAAAGGAGCCCATCTAAACGACTTAAGTATCGTTCTAAcctgacaacaacaacaacaacataaaacatatcCATAACACTGTCCACAAAGCAAACAAAGCATTACTAGTTAGTAACACTTACAGTGGTTGATTTGAAAGGCTCTTCTTGAAGAATAACTTGATAAAAATCTTTCCCTAATTTATCAGCAGCAGTAGGAGCATCTTTACCAACCCCACGATCAGCTACAACACCACCAGCAACAGCAGCTCCAACCGCAGCCGCAGCTAACCCCGCTGCAGCAACAGGACCAGTGACACCGAGGGCAGCAACACCAAGAGCTCCAACAGCTCCTGCTCCAACACCAGCAGCGGTTGCAGAAGTGGCAGATAACGCGATTGCAGCGAGTTCAGCACTCTCTAGTACCCATAAGATGATCGAAGAGTAATCAATGATTCCTAGGTATCTGTCTCTCCAATCTAAAGAAGTCTCGTGATCTGTGTTGATCACAGGAGCTGAGAGTATCTTGCTGTCTGATAAAATCTTTACTGCTTCTGAGACTGGTGTCTCCGCTGGTATCTCTATCACTgtcaccaaacaaaacaaaatggcTAACTACTACAATCACGGACCCCACTCTATTCACGGAATGAAACCAAATTGagtaaaaattggatttttttttttttttttacctctgcCGCCGGGGACTTGAGGGAAGGAGGAAACAGGGATACCGGCGAAAGCAGAGTTTAGGGTTTCTTGAAGAGATTTGGGGAGATTCTTCCTTGACTGAACTTTATCGAAATAAGCCTCACAGCTCGAAACTGTTGATCTTATCTTCTTATCTACTACTTCTTCGTTTCCCGCCATATCTTGGTACTGCACGAGATCGATTCAATTGAAAAACTCGCAAAGCAATCTACAACGGTGATTCCAAGATTGGAAACGAAGAaacccagaagaaaaaaaaaggttttttttgcttgaggaaagaaaaaaaaaaagacaatcgAGAACAGTGGAGTGGTTCGTGGTCGGGATAAGCGACGTGTCGGGAAGATGGAACCTTTGGTTTCGCAATTACTGGCGGTTACGCGCGCCCTGATGAAGTGCATCGACACGTGGCGTTACATTAAGATGGTCGTGTGTCAAAGAGTTTTAACAGCGCTACTATCGGAGTCGGAGCctcagatatggatgggccgATTTCTAAGAGAGAGTGTTATTGTTAAATGGGCCTAAGCCCACAATTGAATCGTGAATTAGAAGCGAATTGATCACACACACCCTAATAAAGATCGTAGTGTTTGTGTTTTCAtatgtttataagttttttgtTGGAGCACAAAGTTTCTTTCACCAGTGGAAAAAAGAAGTGATTTTGGAATCCATTGCGATCGGAATGCCAATATATCCAatgtcatatttttaaattgtcaagaaaaataaaaatgttgtatCGGAAATAAGTAGTCATATATAACTTGGAGAGCCTCACAAGTTccacttttacattttttttcaccATGAAATAATgcagaagaaaatataaaacatatactaTTATTGAACTTGCAAGAAGTTCAATAAGGGATGTAGAGTACTTAACAACTAGAAATTTACATGTAAAGTAATAGCTTACACTAAAACGTGATGGTTATTCTCAGAAGGCATTCGTCACATTACATTAATGTGTTGCATATTATTCATGATACAAGGTCATTATTTCACCAAATATAAGACGTTATTTTACCAAATTTCACGCTATTTAAAATCATTCATGTTACATGCATGATCGATAATTTGTCAAATAACACATTATTTTATGTGATaccagtttattttttttattaattggttATCTAAATGGAAGAGAATAATGTATATGATTCTTGCTAAACGTGATAAACAATCATGCAGCTCTCTACCGACGAGAAATAACATAAAGATAATTTAATATCTACGTGACTCATGTGAGTTATTTTGTAAATTCACACAATTTCACAAAAGTATAGAGTAAGGGAGATTTTGCCAGTCCGCATGGAAACCTCTTTTATTTACCATTTTGTCACCATATAGTAATTTACTTACAGCTCAAAATTAGACTACCTGCCTATTCACCCAAACCCAAACATTAATGTAACattgtattttcaaaatttatacaaaaggttctttcttttttagtttaaataaataCGTTAGGTGCAATAGAAAAGTCAACGGCGAACCGCTGGTTCCCTGAGGATCGAGTTTCCAGCCCAAACCCTACTTCAGCCACGGCTGAAGGCAGTCCTAATCGCCCCCTCCTTTCCTTCCTGACCCTCTTGACCATAGCCTTATTGTTTCACTTTCAGAATTCTCTTCCCTTTCTCCCTTCTCCCCTTCCTCCCCTTCCCCCCACTCCCCTCAAACTGCTTTCATTGAGCATGAGCGAGTGGTACTAGCTCTTCCTGCACATTACAAATCTACTCATGTGGTGGTAAATGCTCAGGCACAAGCCATTCTCAACTCTTACAACCAAATCCTAACTCTAAACTCCAGATCTGAAAATCGTGCTACAGTGAAAGATAGCAGAACTGAGGCTCAAACCGATGGTCTCTTAACTCAAAACCCTCCTAAGGTTACTCGTCGGGTTCTTGGCTCGAACTCGGGAGCAATCTCTGTCACTCCAACTGCTCACAGCGAACTGCCCACTCCTGCATTGATTCCAGCCGGTACAGGTTTAGACTATAACTCCTCCCTCCCCCCCCCTNNNNNNNNNNNNNNNNNNNNNNNNNNNNNNNNNNNNNNNNNNNNNNNNNNNNNNNNNNNNNNNNNNNNNNNNNNNNNNNNNNNNNNNNNNNNNNNNNNNNNNNNNNNNNNNNNNNNNNNNNNNNNNNNNNNNNNNNNNNNNNNNNNNNNNNNNNNNNNNNNNNNNNNNNNNNNNNNNNNNNNNNNNNNNNNNNNNNNNNNNNNNNNNNNNNNNNNNNNNNNNNNNNNNNNNNNNNNNNNNNNNNNNNNNNNNNNNNNNNNNNNNNNNNNNNNNNNNNNNNNNNNNNNNNNNNNNNNNNNNNNNNNNNNNNNNNNNNNNNNNNNNNNNNNNNNNNNNNNNNNNNNNNNNNNNNNNNNNNNNNNNNNNNNNNNNNNNNNNNNNNNNNNNNNNNNNNNNNNNNNNNNNNNNNNNNNNNNNNNNNNNNNNNNNNNNNNNNNNNNNNNNNNNNNNNNNNNNNNNNNNNNNNNNNNNNNNNNNNNNNNNNNNNNNNNNNNNNNNNNNNNNNNNNNNNNNNNNNNNNNNNNNNNNNNNNNNNNNNNNNNNNNNNNNNNNNNNNNNNNNNNNNNNNNNNNNNNNNNNNNNNNNNNNNNNNNNNNNNNNNNNNNNNNNNNNNNNNNNNNNNNNNNNNNNNNNNNNNNNNNNNNNNNNNNNNNNNNNNNNNNNNNNNNNNNNNNNNNNNNNNNNNNNNNNNNNNNNNNNNNNNNNNNNNNNNNNNNNNNNNNNNNNNNNNNNNNNNNNNNNNNNNNNNNNNNNNNNNNNNNNNNNNNNNNNNNNNNNNNNNNNNNNNNNNNNNNNNNNNNNNNNNNNNNNNNNNNNNNNNNNNNNNNNNCTACTCCGGAGGTGAACTTTCAAACCCCAAATCCCCCCTTGAGTGCTCTGGTCTCGCCACCCTCCTCAATTCCCCTAGGTCCCCCTCCGTCTTCGATGAACCCTCCAACCTCCTCCCCACCCCAAGTTACCCTTGCTCAAAAGCTTAAGCGAGGAGCTGATCATACTCTAACCAGATTGGCTCCTGTAAACTACTCTCCTGAGGGGAAGCCGAGAATCGTAATCTCTGATTATGTTTTTCATGAAGGAGTCGAGTTACATAAAGATTTTATCATTGGTAAATTTAAAGGCAGGCTTCCTACTTACAAACATATTCAGAGTGTTTTGAGCCACATGTTGGGTAAAGGCCAAAGGATAGAAGTGCACCTCAATCATTCCACCAAGGTACTGGAAAAGAAGCTGTGGTATATCGGTGAGTGCATGTTCCTCATGGCTCAGTGGGATTC from Camelina sativa cultivar DH55 chromosome 7, Cs, whole genome shotgun sequence includes the following:
- the LOC104701624 gene encoding ubiquitin-conjugating enzyme E2 2-like, with translation MSTPARKRLMRDFKRLQQDPPAGISGAPQDNNILLWNAVIFGPDDTPWDGGTFKLTLQFTEDYPNKPPTVRFVSRMFHPNIYADGSICLDILQNQWSPIYDVAAILTSIQSLLCDPNPNSPANSEAARLFSENKREYNRRVKEIVEQSWTAD
- the LOC104701625 gene encoding SNF1-related protein kinase regulatory subunit gamma-1-like — protein: MAGNEEVVDKKIRSTVSSCEAYFDKVQSRKNLPKSLQETLNSAFAGIPVSSFPQVPGGRVIEIPAETPVSEAVKILSDSKILSAPVINTDHETSLDWRDRYLGIIDYSSIILWVLESAELAAIALSATSATAAGVGAGAVGALGVAALGVTGPVAAAGLAAAAVGAAVAGGVVADRGVGKDAPTAADKLGKDFYQVILQEEPFKSTTVRTILKSFRWAPFLPVSTESSMLSVMLLLSKYRLRNVPVIKAGEPDIKNYITQSAVVQGLEGCKGRDWFDHISALPIADLGLPFMSPSEVVSIESEELILEAFKRMRDNNIGGLPVIEGPNKKIVGNISMRDIRYLLLQPEVFSNFRQLTVKSFATKIATSGEEYGLAVPAITCRPDSTLGSVINSLASRSVHRVYVAAGDENELYGVITLRDVISCFVSEPPNYFENCLGFSVKEMLNR